In a single window of the Desulfuromonadales bacterium genome:
- the htpX gene encoding zinc metalloprotease HtpX: protein MNTLRTIILMTLLTLVLMLAGGAMGGRGGALFALIMAGVMNLGSYWFSDKIVIRMYRGQEVADGPLFEVVQELCQRNRLPMPKVYILPQPTPNAFATGRNPQHAAVAATEGILQILSREELLGVMAHEMSHVKHRDILIGSVAATIAGAIAYLAHMAQWAMIFGGGRDDEDSNPIGLILMMIFAPIAAMLVQMAISRSREYEADKGGAQMCGNPFYLASALRKLEAANTRRPMPQTNEATAHMFIVNPLRGDGLKALFSTHPPVEERVRRLESLQLG, encoded by the coding sequence ATGAACACCTTGCGAACGATCATTCTCATGACCCTGCTCACCCTCGTCCTGATGCTGGCCGGCGGCGCGATGGGGGGGCGCGGCGGGGCTCTTTTCGCCTTGATCATGGCCGGGGTGATGAACCTCGGCTCCTACTGGTTTTCCGACAAGATCGTCATCAGGATGTACCGTGGCCAGGAGGTCGCGGACGGTCCTCTCTTCGAGGTGGTGCAGGAGCTCTGCCAGAGGAATCGTCTGCCGATGCCCAAGGTCTACATCCTGCCTCAGCCAACCCCCAACGCCTTCGCCACCGGACGCAATCCGCAGCACGCTGCGGTGGCCGCTACCGAAGGTATCCTGCAGATTCTCAGTCGCGAAGAGCTGCTGGGGGTCATGGCGCACGAAATGAGCCACGTCAAGCACCGCGACATCCTCATCGGTTCGGTGGCCGCCACCATCGCCGGCGCCATCGCCTATCTCGCACACATGGCCCAGTGGGCGATGATCTTCGGCGGCGGCCGCGACGACGAGGACAGCAACCCGATCGGTCTCATCCTGATGATGATCTTCGCCCCGATTGCTGCCATGCTGGTGCAGATGGCGATCTCCCGTTCCCGCGAATACGAAGCGGACAAGGGCGGGGCACAGATGTGCGGCAATCCCTTCTATCTTGCCAGCGCCCTGCGCAAGCTCGAAGCGGCCAACACCCGGCGGCCGATGCCGCAGACGAATGAGGCAACCGCCCACATGTTCATCGTCAACCCCCTGCGCGGCGACGGTCTCAAAGCGCTCTTCTCCACCCACCCGCCGGTCGAGGAGCGGGTTCGCCGCCTGGAGAGCCTGCAGCTCGGCTGA